Within the Leptotrichia sp. oral taxon 498 genome, the region AGTATGGAAAAATTTTGAAAGATATAGTATAATTTTATAAAAAAATCTAATGTTACAGAATAGAAAGGAAAAAAATAAAAAAAATGAATAAAATGAAATATTTAGTAAATATGTTAATTGCCTATATTTTATATCCTTTTAAAAAAAATTCATTTAAAAAGAAAAAAATCTGGATTGTGGGTGGAAATGCTGGTGAACTTTATGTTGACAACGGTCGTGCAATGTACGAATATTTAAGAGCAAAAGAAGGAATCGAAGAATACTGGGTAATTAACAAAAATTCAAAATCAGCGCAAAAAATTCCAGGAAAAAAATTAATTAAAGGTAGCATAAAAAGTTATTTATATTTTATGAATTCTGAAGTTGTGCTATTTTCTCACTCAATTTCCGCTGATATAGTCCCTTACCTTTTCGTTGTCCCGCTTTTAAAAAGATTTCACAAAAAAGTTTTTAAAGTTTTCCTAAATCACGGAACAGTCGGATTTAAAGTCAATCATCCGATGAATAAAAAGACGCAAAAAATTGCTCAAGACATTGTAAAATCTTATGACTTAAACATTTGCGACTCCAATTTTGAAAAGAATATAAAGACTAAAGTATGGTGGCAGATTCCAGAAAATACTGCAGTTATAACAGGTTATCCCAGATATGATAAACTTTACAATGTGAAAAGTTCTCAAAAAGAAATACTTTTTATGCCAACTTGGAGAAATTGGATAAAATCAGAAAATTTAAAAATTGAAGATACAGATTATTTTAAAAATATTACAAATTTGATTACAGATCCAAAATTAAATGAATTTCTTAAAAAAAATAATATAAAATTCAATATTTACATTCATCAGCTTATGCAAGATTATTTAAAAAATTTCGACAATATAGAACTTTCTGAAAATGTAAAAATTTTACCAGCTGATGCTGAAATTACGCAAGAACTTGAAAAATCTGAAATTTTAATTACTGATTATTCTAGCGTTGCATATGACTTTTATTACTTAAATAAACCAATAATATTTTTTCAGTTTGACAAAGATGAATATGACAAAAAAGTTGGCTCATATGTAAAAAATAAAGATTTATTTGGAATACAGGTAAAAAGTGTGGAAAAATGTGTCGAAAATATCATAAAAATTTCAGAAAATAATTTTAACTACGATAAGAATTTAATAGAAAAATTTGAAAAATTACAGCCAAAATTTTTGAAATACACAGATAAAAAAAATTGCGATAGAGTTTACACTGAAATCATAAAACATTTAAAAAATAAATAAAAAAATAAAACTACCTTTTTATGTGAGGTAGTTTTTTATACTCAAATTTTTTAAGTTCATTATTGAAAGTATAATTTAAAAAAAATTTTTTTTAAACTAATAATAATTTAGTTAGCTAATTTATTGATTTTTAATGCAAGTCTTGATTTTTTTCTTGAAGCAGTATTTTTTTTGATTACACCTTTAGTTACAGCTTTATCTAGTTCTTTGTAAGCTACTTGTAATGCTGTTTTAGCTTCGTCGACATTTTTAGCTTCCACAGCTTTTATAACTTTTTTTACAAAAGTTCTAGTTCTACTTTTAATTGCTTGGTTTCTAAGTGCATTTCTTTCACCTATGAATACTCTTTTTTTAGATGCTTTAGAATTTGCCATTTTTTCACTCCTTTCGACAAAATTTATATTTTTGCTAATACGCAGTCAAACAATTTTAAAAAGACATAGCGCCGAATATCTATTGTTTGGCTAAACTACTACTTTTTTCTTTTTAAATTTGTAATTACTATGAATATCAGAATTCACATAATATATTATCATTTTTTTCAATAAAAATCAAGTAATTTGCACTAAAAATTTTTTAGGATCCATTTTTCACTTTTAAAATTAATTTAAAAAAAAAACAAAAAATTTGAATATTTATTTGATAAAATTCTCTCTTATCAAACTATAATAATAAAATTTTTACCAATTTTTGTTAAAAATTTATGAAAAAACTTTTTTTTAATTATTGTTGAGAATTATTAAAAAAAGTAGTATAATATAAAAATAAATTGAAAGTCTGAATTTTTTTAGATTTTTTTATTTTGATAAAAAAATAACTTGATTTTGAGTTGTTTTATTTAGATGAATTGGAGAAAAAAATGAAATACAATGATACAGATTTTATGAGAGATGTAGAAAAAGTTGCAGATAGAGCGCATAGCGCAAAAATTGAATGCAGTTTATATTTGGGAGAATACAAAGAAAGAGTGATAAAGGCTTTGACATTTGATGAAGTTAATGAAAAAGGCATTTATTATGAAATTGAAGAAGCTATGGAAGACAAAAACGCCTACAAGCTATTAATTTCTCACCAAGCTGATTTTGTCAATATAAAAAAATATATTGAAATCGCCAAGAAAAAAGGAATGTCATACAAAATGATTGATAGTTTAGAATACTCAGGAGATATCGCTCTTGTCGTCGCTGCTAAAGATGCAATTGAACACGGTGAAAATGACAATATTTTAGTACAACCTAAATTGGAAGTTATAAAGCAGAAAAATTTACCGGAAATTTATTATAAATCAATGGAAAAATGTATTTGTGAATTTCATTTAGATATAGTTCGAAAAGAATTGCCAAATTATATAAAAAACTATAAAGAAATAGGATTCTTGGACAAATTATTTGGTTCAAAATGTCCAATATGTCAAAAATTAGGAGGAAAAAAGCGTGGTTGATGGATTTAAAATAAAAGGAAAAAATAGTTTGAACGGAACTATAAAAGTAAGCGGAGCAAAAAATGCAGCTCTTCCAATCCTTATCGGAACACTTGTTGCAGAAGGGGAATATATTTTAAGAAATGTACCAAATTTAAGAGATATTAGAGTTACAATGAAACTTTTAGAAGATTTGGGAATGAAAACCGAAAAATTAGACGAAACTACTTATAAAATTGTAAATGAAGGATTTAAAAGAAATGAAGCTAGTTACGAAATTGTAAAACAAATGAGAGCTTCATTTTTGGTAATGGGACCTATGATTGCCAATCTTGACGAAACAGTTGTTTCACTTCCAGGAGGATGTGCAATTGGTTCAAGACCTGTTGACCTGCATTTAAAAGGATTTGAGCTTTTGGGTGCGGAAATTACTAGAATTCATGGATATGTTCATGCAAAATCAGATAATTTAAAAGGGTCAGAAATTCCATTAGGATTTCCAAGCGTTGGCGCAACTCAAAATATCATGATGGCTGCAGTAAAAATTCCAGGAAAAACTATCATTTCAAATGCTGCAAGAGAGCCTGAAATAGTAGATTTAGGAAACTTTTTAATAAAAATGGGAGCAAAAATTAAGGGACTTGGAACTACTAGAATTGAAATTGAAGGAGTAAAAGATTTACATGCCGTTGAATATTCAATTATGCCAGATAGAATTGAAGCTGGAACTTATGTAATTGCTTCTTTAATCACCGAAGGAGATTTAAAAATTCAAGATGCCAGACTTGACGACTTGGGTGAATTCAAATCTGACCTCGAAAAAATGGGTGTAAAATTTAAAGAAGAAGGAAATATTTTAACTGTAAAAGGAAATTTAAAAGAATTAAAACCTTGTAATGTTAAAACTCTTCCACATCCAGGATTTCCAACTGATATGCAGCCACAGATGATGTTACTTCAAACATTGGTAAACGGAACTAGCACAATGGAAGAAACTGTATTTGAAAACAGATTTATGCATGTGCCAGAATTTAACAGAATGGGTGCTGACATTATGATAAAAAGAGGAATTGCCGTTATAAATGGAGGAGTTTCACTAACTGGTGCCGCTGTCATGTCTTCAGATTTAAGAGCTGGAGCTGCACTTGTACTTGCTGGACTTGCTGCCGAAGGGGAAACTATCGTAAACAGAGTTTATCACATTGATCGTGGATATGACAGACTAGAAGCTAAATTAAACGCTGTCGGTGCTGATATTCAAAGAATTAAACTTGATATCTAAAAATAAACAATATTTTGAATAATAAAAAAGAAGTTGTCTCAAAATGCTTAAAATTTTGAGTTCAGCTTCTATTTTTTTGTCCAAATTCAATATCCTTATCTAAAATTTCTTTTTTCAGATACTTTTCTATACAATTTTTCTCTATAGTTCTAGTAGTATTAATACCGTCAAACATGGCATATGCGATGATTCAAGGATATTAACTCCAATATCCATAGGCAAAAACAATTGATAATTTGGAAAAAATATAGTACAATTAGTTAAATGGTTATTGTTATTTATCATAATTCAATTATACCATTTTACAGAGATTTTATAGTGAAACCACTTTAAAGTAAAAATGAGAAATGTTCAGTTAATTAGTTTCTGTATGGAATTATCAGTTCGATATTAAAGGGATTTGACTATATATAGTATCATCTGTGTAATTTAGAAAATTCATTATAAATAAATTTAGTTTGTATAATAAAAAAATTGAAAGAGAGTGCTATGATAAGAACTGATAAGGAAAAATTTCTAGAAAAAATTAAAGAAAATATTGATATTGAAAACTTAAAAGGAGATGGGAAAATATTTTCATATGTAAACAGAGATTATCTCGCAGGAGATAATAAAAAATATATGAATATGTATGATAAGTTATCATTTTGGTATGATTTTGGTGAAAAATGGATAGGATTGTTCAGATACGGGAATACGATTTCTGAAATGAGAAAAAATCTTATGAAACATCTGGAGTGGAGAAATGGCATTTCTGTTTTATATGTTTCTATCGGTACTGGAAAGGATTTAAATTTTATTCCACAGAATGTTGATTTAAAATCTTTAGATTTTACAGGTATAGACATTTCCTATGGAATGTTAAAAAAATGTCATTCCATCTGGAAAAAAAGAACAAATCTTACATTAGTAAATTGCTGTGCTGAAGATTTACCTTTTAAAGACAATGTTTTTGATATTGTTTTTCATGTGGGAGGAATTAATTTTTTTACTGATAAGGCTCTAGCTATAAAAGAAATGATTCGTGTATCAAAACCTGGTTCAAAGATAATGATAGCGGATGAAACTACAGATTTTATTAAAAATCAATATAAGAAAAGTATTTTTACAAAAAATTACTATAAAAACACAGATTTTGATTTAAGTGAAATCCAGAAATGTATACCTGAAAGTGTAAAAGAAAAGAAGACAGATTTTTTATGGAACAACAGATTTTATTGTATTACATTCAGAAAATAGAGCCAGAATAGAAAAACAGCACCTTCAATATCAAATTTAAGATAGAAAGTGCTGTTTTTAAAATATCTCTTCATGTATAGATAGTGAAATTCCTTTAATATCGAACTGATAATTCCATACAGAAACTAAATTTACCTTTTTTTATTTATCAAAATTTTTCTAAACTAAATTTTATAAAAAAATAAAAGTCCTAAAAAAGAACTTCTATTAATTATATTTTTTTATTTTTTATTTTTTATTTTTTCTAAATGAGTCAAACATATTTTTTGCATTGCTGTAGAGAACTTTTACTTCGTAAGGTTTTACATCCACTTGGATTTTTCTCTCAGAAATCGCATAATTCTCTTTTGGATTTAACTGATTTTTATAAAATCCAAACATTTTGGGAACATTTAAGTTTAGCGGATAACTGTCGGCACTGTTGTTTACCAAAACTATGATTGATTCATTTCCCAAGGAAATTTCATAGGAAATAAAATCTGTATTTGGTTTTGGTGGCGTGTAGTCACGACCTTGATATAATTTTGCTCTTCTTGTTTCATCAGCTAAATATGCTGCAATTTCAGTGTCAACTCTACCTTTTGTCTTTTCATCGCCATAAACCTCCAATATTCTAAGTTTTCCATTTTTAAACAGATTTTTGCGCTCTTTTCTTATTTTTAATAAACTTCTGTAATGATTTTCAATTTCTTTATTGCTCGTAACTGGATAAGAAATAAATTTTTGCACTTCATTTATTTCCACCGAATCCGGCAAATTTCTAAACACTTTTTTATATTTACTTATGTCATCAGTTTCGTTATCATATGGATCATAATCTTCCCACAGCATAGGTTTTCTATTTCGAGGCGAATCTGATCCCCACATTCCCTTCTCATCTCCATAATAAATAATGGGAGTTGCAGGCAACATCATTTGCATTGAAACTACTCTTTTTAATTTATTTATCGCAGTTCCATCGTATAAATCAGGTCTTATGTTCAAATATTGGTTCGACTGATTATTTCTGTCGTAAACACGGTTTGTGTTTATCATTCCACTAAAAATTCTGTCTGTATCCAGTGAACCTATAAAAAGTTGTGTCATGTTAAATCTGTTAGCTGAATACTTATTATAAATTTCGTTTAATTTTGAAGCAAATTCCACTCCATTTATACGATAATTCGGATTTGTATTTACAGTGTACTTAATTATATTATTAACAACATTGTAATCCGCCCCACTGTCGTAAACTCCATCATCTATATCTTTTGTAAAACTGTTGGAAAACTCTCCAGTTATTAATAAATCTGGCTTATATTGCTTTAAATTTTCTGTAATTTCCGCTATATATTCTTTATTTCTATCATCATAATAAACATATCTAATTC harbors:
- the rpsT gene encoding 30S ribosomal protein S20 translates to MANSKASKKRVFIGERNALRNQAIKSRTRTFVKKVIKAVEAKNVDEAKTALQVAYKELDKAVTKGVIKKNTASRKKSRLALKINKLAN
- the murA gene encoding UDP-N-acetylglucosamine 1-carboxyvinyltransferase, whose product is MVDGFKIKGKNSLNGTIKVSGAKNAALPILIGTLVAEGEYILRNVPNLRDIRVTMKLLEDLGMKTEKLDETTYKIVNEGFKRNEASYEIVKQMRASFLVMGPMIANLDETVVSLPGGCAIGSRPVDLHLKGFELLGAEITRIHGYVHAKSDNLKGSEIPLGFPSVGATQNIMMAAVKIPGKTIISNAAREPEIVDLGNFLIKMGAKIKGLGTTRIEIEGVKDLHAVEYSIMPDRIEAGTYVIASLITEGDLKIQDARLDDLGEFKSDLEKMGVKFKEEGNILTVKGNLKELKPCNVKTLPHPGFPTDMQPQMMLLQTLVNGTSTMEETVFENRFMHVPEFNRMGADIMIKRGIAVINGGVSLTGAAVMSSDLRAGAALVLAGLAAEGETIVNRVYHIDRGYDRLEAKLNAVGADIQRIKLDI
- a CDS encoding DUF1694 domain-containing protein; the encoded protein is MKYNDTDFMRDVEKVADRAHSAKIECSLYLGEYKERVIKALTFDEVNEKGIYYEIEEAMEDKNAYKLLISHQADFVNIKKYIEIAKKKGMSYKMIDSLEYSGDIALVVAAKDAIEHGENDNILVQPKLEVIKQKNLPEIYYKSMEKCICEFHLDIVRKELPNYIKNYKEIGFLDKLFGSKCPICQKLGGKKRG
- a CDS encoding CDP-glycerol glycerophosphotransferase family protein, whose product is MNKMKYLVNMLIAYILYPFKKNSFKKKKIWIVGGNAGELYVDNGRAMYEYLRAKEGIEEYWVINKNSKSAQKIPGKKLIKGSIKSYLYFMNSEVVLFSHSISADIVPYLFVVPLLKRFHKKVFKVFLNHGTVGFKVNHPMNKKTQKIAQDIVKSYDLNICDSNFEKNIKTKVWWQIPENTAVITGYPRYDKLYNVKSSQKEILFMPTWRNWIKSENLKIEDTDYFKNITNLITDPKLNEFLKKNNIKFNIYIHQLMQDYLKNFDNIELSENVKILPADAEITQELEKSEILITDYSSVAYDFYYLNKPIIFFQFDKDEYDKKVGSYVKNKDLFGIQVKSVEKCVENIIKISENNFNYDKNLIEKFEKLQPKFLKYTDKKNCDRVYTEIIKHLKNK
- a CDS encoding class I SAM-dependent methyltransferase → MIRTDKEKFLEKIKENIDIENLKGDGKIFSYVNRDYLAGDNKKYMNMYDKLSFWYDFGEKWIGLFRYGNTISEMRKNLMKHLEWRNGISVLYVSIGTGKDLNFIPQNVDLKSLDFTGIDISYGMLKKCHSIWKKRTNLTLVNCCAEDLPFKDNVFDIVFHVGGINFFTDKALAIKEMIRVSKPGSKIMIADETTDFIKNQYKKSIFTKNYYKNTDFDLSEIQKCIPESVKEKKTDFLWNNRFYCITFRK